Sequence from the Ostrinia nubilalis chromosome 26, ilOstNubi1.1, whole genome shotgun sequence genome:
caatatcaaatttctgacttcaccataccatttatatgcccatgttaacatgggctagtatcggctcatatacccatttacctaacaccctgtatatattttaATACTCATAATTTATTGCCAAACTTTATCTCTGTACAGTTAGACAACAACACAggctattttgttgcaatttagcAAACACCCAAATCAATAGCTCAACTtcagtatagttcttgcaactgtATGAGAGTGAGCtatacttgtgtgtgtacgtgtacataaataaatatccttagacattttacactgcgcttctagtcccaaactaagcaaagcttgtactatgggtactagacaacggatataaataaacatacttaaatactttttttttgtaaatacatacttattatacatacacATAAcgagtgtaatgtctgtcaaaacttttgaaaaaacgaacagtagcgaacCAGCACacgtgtaaagctcactcgccttcgtgaattggaAGAAGTAACTATACACAGACTCGACAGCACATAcactatttttgtaaaatagctTTTATCACAGCCACATAAGTATCCCCATGTCTCGCAGGTCCATCCTGCACCAAATAATGCGCACCGTGACGATGGCGCCACTACTGCTATCTGGCGTCAACGAGGAGAAACAGCAGTTGCAGGTGGAACTTTTCAGCGAATTCGAGGATGATCAGGTAGGAATTTGAGCTGTGTGGTATTGGGAATAGAAGCCAATTTCGTAATGTTTGAAATAACTTAATAATAGAGCACGTTTTTAACTATTGTAACTTACAAGGTGTTTTAAGATGTGACCCAATTTTAAGGAGTGATTAAGTATGAATgatactaaaacaaaaaaaaacacaaaataatcctcAGTATATTTGTTCACTTATTTTGACTGGCAAGTACACGCATGGCACGCATGGTgacgtaatttttattttaaaaagttctaGATAATGTGTTAGTTGcgccagaaaaaaaaaatgtgttaagtAGTTGATCAACTTGATTTTGGCTAAAATTGACTGTGCATAATGCATTTTAGTTGAAATTAGAAACCATTTAttgctataatatttatttgagtAAACTGTACTATTAACTATTCAACCAAAGACTTAATTTGCATACCCACTAATCCGGGGGGACCAAGTGAGTTATGTAGGGCTCTCTTACTCACAAAAAACTGGCGCGGCTATCCAGGTGCTTCTCACCCTTAagtttcaaccacaccaacgcgtgcagatcgcaatgacaggtcgcgcgacccatgacattccgcgcgacctgtcattggcctatgaccgcgccggcgatggcgaccTGCACGCGTTGATGTGGTTAAAGCTTTAGTAAACctaataaatgaatatttttttcacagaACCTGCCAGTGACTGACGCGTACGTCGAGTTACAGTCGCGCCACGCGCAGGTGTATGCCAGTGAGTTGCACATACAAGCGCACTTTACTGGACTCCGCTATCTCATGTTCCACTGGCCCAAGCTGTCTGCGGTTGTTGGTGAGtgacgaaatatattttttgcaatGTTTGGATCTTGGTTTAAAATAACGTCCTGTTAAGGAATTTGCAGAGGGAGCAACTTTTTTCgtcaataaaattcaaaataacgTAATGCCGGGGCAGCTGTAACTGTTTTATGAGCGTCAgcaaattataatttttggattttgGTGGTGCAATAAGATTCAAAATAATATCCTGCTGGCGGATCCTTCGAGCTCCCTCACATGTCTAAGCCTTTTGAGCATCAGCTTGTTCTAGacttttgttattttatgataaggcaataaaattctaaataacttgctGCTAGGAGGAATTCTTGAGCCACCCACACCAGCGATTATTAAatgttttcttgttttttttttttacaggaatAAGTTCAAATCTTTTCGTGGTGTCCATGATCTTCATCTTGAGCTGGTATCATCTGCAGGATGGACTGCCAGACTTCGTCAAGGTATGTGTAAGCTACACTTATTTGTATAAGGCTGAGACCGCACTACGGTTTTTCCCGCAAGCGGTAAACCGCCAAACCGCGCGACCGCCTGAAACGTATACGAGGGAAAAAGCCGCAATGCGGATGCTTGCATTAGTGTTACTTGGTTATAAAAACACGCAGTTAAAAACCTCGGCGGTTTAGCCGTAGTGCGGACTCGACTTAAAAGCTGACAGCAGTCAAAAAATTTCTTTTGTCAATAATTACTTACTCAAGTACTGTTAATTCATTTCACTCACGGAATGCAATAGCGGCACAAGTCCGATTTTGGCCAAATTGAGTTAGTAACGTTCTACGCCtcgggtttttatttattttattttacaattgtTGGGAAAACTTACACTTATACTTTTTATTTGTTGCTTAAAAATggaattgtttatttatttacttctctTTGTAGGGCAAACTCGGTCATACAATAAAGACAGAAGATGGCGGAGACGATAAGAAAAAATTTGGATTCGAGGGAAAAGTCAAACTTGAGAGAGAAGGTAAGACTTCTAATCTAATGGAGATAAGATGATAACTGCACATTATAGTAATTTGCCCAAAAGATAAACcgctttttaaaaaaaacaggACTGAAATATcaatcatatttaattttgtcttatgcccgattcgaccaaacttgaCAGTGAAACAGTATGGGAAATACTTATGTCAacactgacgatttattctgagattaacaGTGTATTTAGTcttgtaattaaataaagtattattggtattatttttttctccatgcactttttttggtggttttatttttgttaaattaattttaaactaaatGTTAATCACTTACAGTCGTCAAACAAAATTTTGCTCAGTTcttaatgctaataataattttatttctagaTTCTTCTCAGTTCTTCGACGACGAGAGCTTGTTGGAAGAGCTGCAGCAAATCGAAGAACCGAAGAAGGACGCGTAAATTCTTCTTAGTCTACGGAACTTTGAACCTTACTCACTCGCAATAAAGTTCATCATATTATGTTACGTTTCTGTGCAACTGCTATACATTTTTAGAATACTACCACTATACCTAAAGGTGTTAATGGCAGAGCAGAACAGTCAAGCAGCATCAAGCAAATCTAGGCCCAAATGCCGTCAATATAAGATTCATTATTTAGTGACCCAAGGCGAATAACTTGGGTGGATAGTCTGTTTTATTTACTAGTACTTAAAAAACTGACTTTATTCTACTTAAATATGGGCAGTGAGAAATTAATATCTATTGGGTGTCAATTCTGTGGATTTAAATGTTTAGGGACGATTCTGCATCTAGAAATTAAAAAGCTATTAGCTAGCTCAAAATAACGAATTTGACAttgtttctattttattttcaattcgcttatgaaaattaaatctaAAATAAGATTACAGATTAGTTTTCAAAACGAGAGATTTTGTTATACAGCCCTTTTTCACTTGTGCCTTATTCAACATTCCATGACGTCataatttatttgttacttttattttaatttcatgtggttttgttttatttattttacctataagttgttatttttagggttccgtacttaAAATAGAAAGAAAAGAATGCgtctgtataaatatttttttcaaatcgataACACCATACGTGTTATCTATTTGAAATCAATAGCAAATTCAAGAAATAAGTTTAAAGCTCGTCTCAGCCCataggattttttaaaatagttttgtgttgttttaaaCAGACCTAATTTACTTTCATCGACTTTTGGTGCTGTAAGAAATATATAAAAGAGTGAAAAGTATGTTACGGAACCCCTATACGCGAGTGCGACACGCACTTGACcgtttttgttttacttttttaaactttatatgATTGTTAATTATTAGAGTAAGAACCTACTTAGATGCTTTATTTCTGAAAGTGATATTGTATCAATTAACTGAAGTAATCATTAAATGAAATAATGTGATATCATTAATATGGGATTAAATGTAAGTTAAAAATGAAGTTTGTTTTATTCAAGGTCCCGACACTtatttatggaagaaaataagaaagacataaatatttttccaaTGTTTATTGTTTTACATTTAGATTCTTATACATGAGCAATATTAATTATATACAACCTTTACATGGTTTTGGTCATATATTACCAAACTTTTAGGACTATATTGACAGTGTTTCAtgttaaataatatattatttaggtGTATATTTCtggatttttaattatttgtcatgttttttattaaacattcaACACTGTCAATGAgtaaattgataaaatatcaTACCTGCACATCCATTACCCTTTCTATAAACAATGATTGACAAATGATATGTTTACGACAACATAGTAGGTACAATTTTGTTATACtaaaaaagtaattgaaaaaaaaattgccctCTCCAATAGATTTTTTACCCTTTTCTCAAATTCGTAAAGTCCAGTTTTGAATTGGAGCCCATAAAAATTACTATTATGCTGCCACCTTAAAAaggattattattatcataaacaaaaaatatcttaTTGTTGTCTATGAATCGACGATTAATGGCGCGAACTAAAAACTGGACAATtgctaaataaaagaaaaagtttctaaattataataaaagacTCCTAAAACCATTATAAGCCGTTATTTGAGATTCTTTGGCAAAAACATATCAGACCGATCAAGTGTAAAGTCCTTTCCAACTACAATTAAAATTGGTTTTTGATTATAGACATTAATTATTTGATAAACATGCATAACTTTATTAATAAACGTTGTTAATGTTCCTTAGATAATGCCTACATCTTAAAaccgaaccttaacttcgaactcctacgttcttgattaaattcgttgcgggtccaataacagtttaactttcccccgggacaaacttgaccttcactggttaggttttattggcggtcaagctgtagatcctggctacacaggagttgcagcggtgggaacgagaggtgggaacagtcccgtaCCTACAGTTCTACGGAATGCTAACAACGTTTATTTGTAAAGGGTTACATTGTATTTACCTTAATAACACCGATTAAATATATCAGACAATAAAACTTACAATATACCGGTAATTTTATCGACATCAATCTGAAACACTGACCCAGATGAAAAGTAGCACAACTCAAAATAATCCAAAATCGAGTTATTGCGATTATCGGCAGCTGTTATTCTTGTATCTAGGTTTGCGTTTAGACTGATTTGAGTAATTTATTGTGtcttatacataaatattagagCAAATATTTAAAACAGTAAATATTCATGTAGACAGTAAATATTTAGTAGTGGCAAATTGTAAAATGTTCTTATTAAAAGAAGTTTTTACTCATCTATTGGGGAACACAGATTTTATCGTCttcttcataaaataaaaaaatctttaacgcTTCAGCTAATTGAAAAAAAGACAGCTTTTTTTGTTTAATGTTGATTTCGCCGAGTTGAAAAAAGACAAAACGCTGTTTTAGTTTAAACTgcgtagatttttttttcatgaaaaaGACGCCTAGGTAGTTGGTATATAGCGTAAAAAGGAATTTGTGTTTACACACAATACTAAAAGCATTTTTTCTAATCTTTTATTATCTACAGAAAATGGACAGGTATTTATTAAAGTTCAATTAATACATAACAAGATATCAATGttatatttaccaaaaaaaatatacatcTTTTTaggattaatttaaaataacggTTATTACGATTTAATAAGGTACAATTCAGAGTATAAAAATGATTTAATATACACAAGTAGGGGTTACCTAATCTtgaagttttaatttttttttatattaatgtaagtaacataattacttgttttttaaatataataattaggATATGAATGGAGTCTTACATTGGCAATGATTATACgctttttttagttatttaaatttctTTTCTTACTTCCATATTCCATAATAGCACCCTCAATCACCATACAGGATATTAACCTTCTCTTTCCAATCAAATCAAGTAAAAAatagattttgatttgatttttcttTGTCTCAAAATAGTTGGaaacattattatgtttttattacctcccgttctttttttttttgttcaaaccCTTATCATATAGGGCGTGTTTTTTATGATATGAATGTATACAATGAAAAAGccatgattatttttaaaattatgaacactttttatcttttatggtattttgtccgtatttgtaaaattttgaaaCCATTTTTTGGATATTACATCATTCGTTATGTATAATTCTACTCCCAACTGTAGTTAGTACCTACACCAACCACTTCAAAAGTCGTCGTCGGgcgtatattttattttttaaattaaaatcccCATCAGGATTTTTTATTAATCGCCTGATActcttttttaaattaataattgcttgaattgaataaaattgtgtTCATGGTCATgagtaaaaatataaagattgaGAAATAcagcgacagcacatcaagcatTTTGGCATCATAAGTAGTTGAAATAAGagttattttgcaacagaaatgtaCCTATAATCTCTTGTGCTGTCGACTGTCCTTTAGATGAATGTAACCAATATCCAAAGATAGCTGATTTGGTCCGCTTTATAAATGATTTTCATGTCATTAACATTGATTTAGGCCGGATTAAAATTAGAGCCcgttttttttcaacttttaaaataacaCCCAGTATAACATCATCTAAAACTAAATagacaaaatatttatacagggtgttaggtaaatgggtatatgagccgacactagcccatgttaacatggtcatataaatggtatggtgaagtcagaaatttgatatcatcattttattttttttaattttcatacaaaataaattttataaaatacgattagtatg
This genomic interval carries:
- the LOC135084472 gene encoding seipin, whose product is MALVNYLNPFRVFRDFVRTPVEVFVLRQYLGYKKKTDEGISSAKELLYRAGVISVFLSAIVWISVFMYVVFYYTYMPNVTHVRPVHLQFKSCDEQMGICSFPSAHVQLTKRSHMLMAAQPYRIKLILEMPETQINKDLGMFMVCTQMRAKGGVLVSSSCRSAMLRHRSILHQIMRTVTMAPLLLSGVNEEKQQLQVELFSEFEDDQNLPVTDAYVELQSRHAQVYASELHIQAHFTGLRYLMFHWPKLSAVVGISSNLFVVSMIFILSWYHLQDGLPDFVKGKLGHTIKTEDGGDDKKKFGFEGKVKLEREDSSQFFDDESLLEELQQIEEPKKDA